GTTGGCGGGATCATCCTCCGCCAGGGGAGGGGGCGCCACGTCATAGCTGCGCCGCCAGATCAGCACCTGCTCGTCTCCGTATTTTTGGGCCGTTTCACTTTTGTTCAACCCCTGGAGCATGCCGTAGTGCTTTTCATTCAGCCGCCAGCTTTTGGCGACGGGCAGCCAGTCCTGGTCCAGACGGTCCAGCACGCAGTTAAGCGTCTTCACGGCGCGCTTGAGGTAGGAGGTGTAAGCCTGGTCAAAAGCCATGCCCTTGTCTTTCAGCAGGTCGCCCGCATGATTCGCTTCCTCTATCCCCAGTTCCGTCAGGTCCACATCCGTCCATCCGGTGAACCTGTTTTCACGGTTCCACGTGCTTTCTCCATGGCGCAGAAGAACAATTGTTTTCATATCGCTGAATTTAGACAGGCGCCCTCCGGCTTTCGCGCAAAGGAATGGAGGCGTATGACGTGATAATATTCCTCGCCGCAGGAGAAATTCCTGCCGTCCGGCCCCGGTAGTCCGCCGGGGGAAGGGAAGGACGCCTCACAGGTGCGGCGGCGGCGGGTAAAATTGTGATTGGCAACCGTCTTCAAATGGATTAACAGTTCAGCATGATGAAGCAATATGGTTTCAGTTGGGCTGCCGCCCTGATGGCCGCCGGAGTGGGAGCATTGGCATGGGCCGGTCCCGGGGCTGTCCGGAATGTGCAGAAGCCCGCTCCTTCCGGTGGAGCCCCCGCCGTGTTCAAGTTCGGCGGGGAAGGGAACCAGGAGTTCATGCTGAATGGAAAACCGTTCCAGATACGCGGAGCGGAGATGCATCCCCAGCGCATCCCCAGGGAGTACTGGAGGCACCGCATCAGGACTGCCCGGGCCATGGGCTTGAACACCATTGCGTTTTACGTGTTCTGGAACGACCATGAACAGCCGGACGGCAGCTTTGACTTCAAGACGGGCAACCGCGATCTGGGAGAGTTTCTCAAGATATGCCAGGAGGAAGGCATGTGGGTTCTGTTCCGCCCCGGTCCCTATGTGTGCGGGGAATGGGACCTGGGAGGGTTGCCCCATTATCTGCTGAAGGATCCCAAGGCCAAATTGAGGACTACGGAAGACGCCAAATTCATGAAGGCGCAGACGCGGTATCTGGAAGCCGTGGCCCGTGTGGCGGAGCCGTTTTTGGTCAAAAACGGAGGCCCTATCCTGATGACCCAGCTTGAGAACGAATACGGGAGCTACCAGAGGAAGGACCGCAAGTACATGGAGTGGCTGAAAGCGTTCTGGACCAGGAAGGGCTTCGGCCCCTTTTACACGTCCGACGGCGCGGGGGAACATTTCCTGAAAGGGGTGGTGCTTCCCGGCGTGGCCGTGGGACTGGACCCGGGGCTGAACGACGGCCACTGGGAGGTGGCTAATAAGTGCAATCCGGGCGTTCCCGTTTTTTCCTCGGAAACGTATCCGGGCTGGCTGCGGCACTGGGGGGAGGGGAACTGGGCCCCCACCCCAGGCATTGTCAACCACGTCCGCTGGTTTATGGACAAGGGGCGCTCCTTCAGCCTGTTCGTTTTCCACGGTGGCACCAACTTCGGGTTTACGGCGGGCGCCAACAACGGGGGGCCGGGAAAATACCAGCCGGACCTGACGAGTTACGATTACGGCTCTCCCGTGGACGAACAGGGCCGGATGAATGAATATTACGCCCAGATGAGGGAAATCATCCTGGAAAAACTGCCTCCGGAAGCCGCCGTGCCGGAACCTCCCGCGGACATCCCGGCCATGGAGATTCCGGAGTTCACGCCCGTGGTCCATGCCGGCCTTTGGGAGAACCTGCCCAAGCCCTTCCGGTCCAAGTTCCCGCAGCCGCCCTATTTCGAACAGTGGAACCAGAACCAGGGCATCGCCGTTTACAGCGCCACCGTTCCGGCCGGACCGTCTGAAACGCTGGAATTCGCCAACGTCAATGACTATGCCCAGGTGTACCTGAACGGGGAGCCGGTCGGCACGCTGGACCGACGCCTGGGACAGAAGAGCGTGGAGCTGCCGGAGCGCAAGAAGCCGGGAACGCTGGAAATCCTGGTGGAGGCCATGGGACATATCAATTTCCACATCAGCATGGAGAGCGACCGCAAGGGGCTGCACGGCCCTGTGAAGCTGGGAACGCGCGAGTTGAAGAACTGGACGGTGAGGGCCCTTCCCCTGAAGGCTGACTCCATTGTCCAGGCGCCCAAGGGAAAGGGCCCTTCCCGGAAACGGGAAGGAGCGCATTTCCGGGCCGTCGTGAACATTGAAGAGCCGCAGGACACGTTCCTGGACATGTCCCGCTATGCCAAGGGATACGTGTGGGTGAACGGCGTGAATGTGGGGCGGTATTGGAATGTGGGGCCTCAATTAAGGCTGTATGTTCCGGCCCCCTTCCTGAAAAAAGGGGAGAATGTGATTGATGTCCTGGACCTTCACGAGAAGGAGCCCAAGCCCATCCGCGGCATGAAGGAGCGCAACAAGGAGCCTGGAAAGATAGATACCAAAAACCTGGACAACCAGTGGTAAAACCGCCGGGCCTTCTGCCCGCGTCACCGGAAAAAGCTTTTTTCCATGAACCCGCGCCATGGGGGGAGCCGTAGCCTGCGTGTCAGACGCCCTGAGCCTGCCTTTTTCTCCGGAATTCCTCTTTGAACGCCTTCCAGTCCGTGTCTCTGACCAGTTCCGCGAGGTTGGAGTAGTAGGACCGGTGGTGCCCGAAGCGTTCGTCCATCAGCTCTTCAAGCGCCTTTTCCGGCTTCCAGCCCTGCATGACGATGCGGTAGGCGGCGCAGACAATGCCGGTGCGGTCGGACCCGTGCCAGCAGTGCACCAGAACGGGCTTGGGCGCTCTGCTGATGACCAGCAGGCAGTCCATGAGTTCTTCCCGGGTCACTTTCCCTGCCGCCAGTTTAATGCGGTACAGGCGCAGTCCGGTATGTTCCGCCTCATCGGCGTCGCTGTGGTATTCCCGCAGGTTCAGGACGGATTTGAGCCCCAGCTTTTCCAGGGCCTTGAACCCGTCGCCGCCGGGTTGTCCGGAACGGTACAGCTCCGGGCTGAGGCGGTAGCAGTTTCTGGCGTCTTTTACCTTGATGGGAGCGGGGGGGTCCATCAAGATTTCTGCGCAGGCAAGGGGAAGAGGCGCCGCCAGAACGGCGAGTATCACAGCGTTCCGGTTCATGGTTTCTTTCAGGAATCGGACGGGTAACCGACGCTCTGGGCGTACAGGACTTTTTTAAAGACGGGGAGTTTCAAGCGCCGCTGGATATAGTCGGCGTCAATCATGGCGCGGAAGACGGTGCCGAGGCCCGCGGAAGTACAGAAAAGATAGACGTTTTCTCCGATGAACCCCACGCCCGTGCAGGCCGTGACCAGTTTTCTTTTGGCGTCAAAGTCTCCGGGCTGTTTGGACTGGTCCACCACATAGACCAGGTTCAGCGGCGCGGTAGCCGCGAATTCCTGCGTTCCCGTGGCGGCACGCATATCGCCCTGAACCACTCGCTCCAACTGGTGGGTTTCCGGCTTGTAAAGATAGGCGCCCTGCGGCAGGACGGCATAGATTTCTATTTCGTTGGAATTCTGGGAGGACGGCGCCGTACGGTAATCAGGATCGTCCCGGTTGACGCCTTGAGCCGCCCAGAGCAGGGAAGACAGGATTTCCATCGGAATGGGCTTGTCTGCGAAGGATCTGGTGGAATGCCGTTCATTCAGAACCTGCATGAGCGGCCTGCCGCCCTTTTTGTCCGGCGGAGGCAGCACGATGTTGTCACTGAGGGCCGTTCCGGAGAGGAGGCCTCCCGAAATGACGGCCAGAAGCGGGCTGAGAGCATGAGAAATATTCATAGGTGGCGAAAGACGGATAAAGATGATGGAATAATCAGCAGGATACTTGTATTTTTCTCATGTTTTTGGGAACACGTGAGAACCTCATCCTATAAAATGGCTATGAAAACACAAGGAAAAATCCCTTGGTTTGATTCTTAACGGGTTCCGGAAGATGGACTCTCCGGAAAAGACCGTTGTTTCAAGTTGACCTTGGGAGGGTATTGCGCTTTTATGTCAAACGGAACAGGGATGGAAATCTTTTTTCCTTCCCTGCCCAATTTGCTCCAACCCGTTCAAGCCTTATCCCATGAATCCTGTCAATCCCTTGCGTCCCGGTTCTCCCAAGCGTAAAAAATCCTCCTCCGGGGGAATTGTCATGACCATTATCCTGGTGCTGGCTCTTGCCGGCGGCGGAGTGGTTTACCACCGCATTTCCGTTCAACGGGAGGCGGGGGCCGCAGAGCTGGCGGCCAGAAGGGAGGCGGAAGCGAAAGCGGCGCGCGCACGGAAGGCTGCGGAGCTGGAGGCGGCGCGCAAGGCTGCGGAGGAACGGGCGCGTGCGGAGGCGGCGGAAAAAGCACGGCTGGAAGCGGAACGCCTGGCCGCGGAGGAAGCCGCCAGAAAACGGCAGAAGAAGGAACCGGAAGCGGTGAAGCCTGCTCCCGCGGAACTGAAGGAAGAGCCCGTGGTCCAGGAGGAAGATCCGCGGCTGGAGATTTTTAAGAAGCCCGTTTTGCTGGTCAGCCTGAAGGCCAATAACGCCGCCAATAGAAAGCTGTTTACGGACGCCTTCAATCTGGCCCTGGAGACGGGCCGCTATGACTTGTACGCCGGTTTCCTGCGGTCCAATCTGGAACGTGACGCCGTTAAGGTCATCAAATTCGGCAAATTCGACGTGTCCATGTACGATCAAAGCCCCTATCTCATGCGCGCCAATGAGCTGTACCAGCTCATCAGCAAGGTGGGGGCGGAAACCATTCAGGAACAGATCCAGGAGAGTTCCCCCAGGTATTTCTATCCATGGCTTTTTTCAGACCCCTCCGACCCCCTGCGGCTCTTCCTGCGCACGATGGCGCGGGAACAGACTCCCAGGGAGGAATGGGGAGGCATCCTGCGGAAGTGGGCGGAGTTCTGGATGAAAACCTCCGCCATGCCCCGGAGCAAGTATTCCTCCCTGGCGCTGGCCTGCGCCATGCTGGACCCCCGCATCGCCTCCAGTCCGTCCAGGCTGCGGGCCTCTTCTTCCACCAACATTTCCACCACTCCCCTGACGCTGGAACAGGTGTTCGAGTACTTCGTGGAGATGGATGAAGCCCACGAGCTTCTTACGGATATTACCAAATTAAGCCCTTCCGAGCTGCTGTTCGTGGTGGACGTGCGCCTGCCGAGGTCGGAGATGGACTGGGCGCGCAAGAAGGTGCGCCTTACCCGGAAAGGCTGGGGCGGCGCCTATTCCATGATCCGCTACCGGATGGACCGCGCCGCCCTCGGCAAGGACCCTTACACGAATTACACCTTCCAGGAGATTCTGGATGAAGGCGGCATCTGCATGGACCAGGCCTATTTTGCCGTGAATACCGCCAAGTGCAACGGCATTCCCTCCGCCTACGTCACCGGGGACGGCAACCGCGGCCCGCACGCCTGGATCAATCTGCTGACGACGGACGAAACCTGGCAGTCCTATGGCGGGTATGGGTACAATACGGGGCATTTTTCCCATCCGCACAACCGCAAGTCAAAGCATGAATCCACTCTTCTACAGGGCATGGACAAGAAGGTGAACGGCTCCCGGCTGGACACCTCCCTGGATTACCTTTCCCTAGCGGACCTGTTTGAAGAGATGCAGAAGCCGGATTGCGTCCGGGTGATGCTGGAAGCCGCCACGCAGGCCACCCCCGGAAGCCCTCTGGGCTGGGAACGCCTGATCGCGCTGATGAGCCGTCCGGAAAGCGGCACGAAGCTGGAGGAATGGGATGCGCTGGTGACCATGATCAAGCGCAAGTTCCGCTCCCGGCCGGATTACCTGGCCATGGCCGCCCGCGTGGAGGATGAATACATTTTCCCCATGCGGGACGCCTCCACCAACAAGCGCAATGTGGCCCGGGACCTGAAAAAGCTGGAAAAGGAGACGGACGAGGGCCGCAGCGACCTGACTTCCGCCGCCATCAAGCGGCAGGCGGACATCCTGATGGAGAACGGGGACAAGGCCGGCGTGGCTTCCCTGTACCGCAAGTCCATGAAGGATTACGCGCGCCGCGCGGAAGTGTTCGAGGCGCTGATGGGGCAGTATTACCAGTATGTCTCCCAGGAGCCGGAGGCCGTTCTTCAGCTCGCCAAGGAGGCGGAATCCTCCTACAACCGCTATATCCGGACCAAGTCGGACGACTACTTCAAGGTGAAGAAGGAGGTTGCCATCCAGAGGAAGATAGCCGGGTACTATGAAAAGGGCGGCAATGAAAAGAAGGCCGCTTCCCTGCGCAAGGACGCGGAGAAGCGGGAGAAGAACAGCAAGAAGGGCATCCGGGAGGAGGGATAGCCCGGCAGGCCGCCTGCGGCCCCATCCATCATTTCCCCAGGCGCGCGGCCCTGGCCGCCTCCGGCTGCGGCATACCCGTGGAATGAACGTTTTTAGGCTGGAATGCTGTCTTATCTTCAACTAATACATGACCTATATGGCAAGAGAACCTTACGCGAACTTCTGGCCCAAAGTGGCGGATACCGCTTTTGTGGCGGAAAGCGCCGACCTGATCGGAGATGTCACCATTGGAGAGCACGCCAGCATCTGGTACCACACCACGCTGCGCGCGGACATCAACAAGATCGTCATTGGAGATTACTCCAATATCCAGGATAATAGCTGCATCCATCTGGCGGACGACTTCGGCTGCCATGTAGGCAAGTACGTGACCGTGGGCCACGGCGTGATTCTGCACGCCTGCACGGTGGAGGACAACTGCCTGATCGGCATGGGGTCCATCATTCTGGACGGCGCGGTCATCGGCCAGGGATCCGTGGTGGGCGCGGGCGCGCTGATCACCAAGGGCACCGTCATTCCGCCCAATTCCCTGGTGCTGGGGTCCCCCGCCAAGGTGGTGAAGGACCTGGGCCCGGAATCCGCGGATAATAACCGCAAGTGGGCGGAGAAATACGTCAAGGTCGCTACCCGGTATACGGAGCGAGTCATCAATCCCGGTTTTTAACATTTGATTTCCGCACGCCATGCCGGATGAAAAGCTGATCACCCTGGAACCGTACGCCCTGCTCTATACCCGGGCCGGGGCAGGGGTGTGCCTGCGTGATCCGCTGACCGGCAAGGCGGGCGTTATCTTCATGGAGCTGGCGGACGGCATGGCGCTGGAGCGCAGCCTGAACGGGGAACGCCCGGTGCGGCCGGACACGTCCTCCCTGCTGTCCCATTTTTTATCCGCCATGGAGTGCCGGGTGAGGCTGGTGCTCATCAATGGCCGCAAGGATGAAGTTTTTTACGCCCGCGTGGCGGTGGAGGCCGCCAACGAGGTCATGGACAAGCTGGTGGAGCTGGACGCCCGCCCGTCGGACGCCCTGATGATTGCGGCCCAGTTCGGGACCGGAATCAAGATTGTTCCCGCCGTCTGGGAAAGCATGGAGAACATCCTGCCCCAGCTGGAACAGCTGGACGCGGATTCCCCGGACAGCCGCGCGCCGGTGTATGTGGGAGAGCCGTAGGAACGGCGCTTCCGGCTGCCGGACCTTTTCCCGCCTCCCGGGCACGCCATCCGGCGCGGCGGCGGCTTGAGGAACCGTCTCCCGGTTTGCCGCCCGGAGGCATGATTGCGGCATAAGATTTTCCGGTCCTTGGGCATACCTACTTTTTACAAAAAAAACTTGCTAAGGCGCCGGAATCCCTATACATTCGCCGCACATCACTTCAAGTGGGTAGATTCCCGAGCGGTCAAAGGGGGCAGACTGTAAATCTGTTAGCATTCGCTTTCGAAGGTTCGAATCCTTCTCTACCCACCACTTTATTACTTTCATATTTGTTCACAGCCCTTGATTCTTCAAGGGTTTTTTCATTTCTTGCTTGCATGAGTTATCATGAGTACGCATGAAATAGGTGTACACTCAAGTGTACGTTTTCATCTTCTCCAAGTGTACATCATTAAAAAACACTGTTAGACATGGCCGGATTGATCAAAAGAAAGAATTCATGGGTTGCCCTTTTCAGCGTTGCGGGAAAGCAGATCCGGAAAACAACGAAAATAGCCGTTACCCCTTCCGTTATTCCTCCAGGAAAAAGCAAAATGGCTGTGATGAGGGAGAACGAAGCCAAAGCCCGTTTGATAGCCGAAGAACTGGAAAAAGCCGCCAACGGGGAACGGGTGGATGCCGAGAAGGTGAAAGCCATTGCCGGGGAAAGGGCGGGAAGAAAACTTTTGCGAGGCAAGCAGTACATGCAGGGTGTTAAGGAATACCTGGAAGAATGGATGAAGAGCCGCCAGAATGGGACACTGAAGAATGATCGGGTAGCTGTAAAGCGGTTTCTCGCATTGCTTGGAGATTCACAAAACATGCCGTTAGACATGGTAACGTCTGAACATGCCCGCCGTTTCATGGAAAAGGAGCTGGAACGGGTTTCTTCCGGAACAGTAAAGAATCTAACTGATTGCTTACGGGCGGCCTTTAACAGGGCCATAGACGGCAAACTGATTGGGAGCAATCCCTTTCACAGGGTAACACCCGGAAAGCTGGATAAGACGGACAAGCATGAACGAAGAGCTTTTACCATGGAGGAGGCAAAACGCCTGACAGAAATTTTACCGGGTGAATGGCCGGACATGGTGCGTGTGTGTCTCTATACGGGGGGCCAGCGATTGGGAGACATTGCCAAATTGAAATGGGAACAGATCAATCTTGAGGGAGGGCTAATTGCCATGACAACGGAGAAAACAAAGAGAAGAATGAATAAACCTATCATTTCTTCCTTGAAGGACGTTTTGAAGCGTCGTTATGAGGGGCGGGTGAGTGATTATGTTTTCCCGTTGGCAGCTATGAAACATGCACAGGCAGACAATACATCAGGCAAGCTATCTTTGGAGTTCCATGAACTATTGAAGGAACATGGCTTCATTGAAAACATGAATAACGCCCCTCGTCACGGGGACAGAAGAAGACAGGCTGATTTGAGCTTTCACAGCTTGAGGGCAACTGCCGTTACTGCGTTGAGGTTGGCTGGCGTTCCTTCCGACCTTTGCCGGGTCATTGTCGGACACGATTCCGAAGAGATTGAACGGGTATATTTCCGTCCTGATTCCGCAGCCATAGCGGAAGCAATGAAACACCTCTCGCTTTAAGACAATGAAAGCCCGTTTTTAGGCCGCTTCCTCCTTTTCCGCGCCTTTGTGTACTGTCTCCATGGTGGAACGCCCAGCCACGGGGCACGCCGGACCAAATCAGGCGCATTTCAGAGAAGAAGCTTCCCCTTTTACGCCATCCGCTTTAGATTTTATCCAGCAGGAAACAGAGGAATACGCTGACAGGAAAGAAAAAAACGGGCCGGCCGTCCCTATACTCGCCCGCCCTGGCTGAAAAAATATGTCTCCGTCTGGCCAGCGGTGAAACACTGCGGAATATTTGTGAAGATCCGGCTATGCCGGCGCGCGCCTCCATATATCGTTGGATAAATGAATATCCAAAGTTTAGAGACATCTTTCTATGCGCGCGCGTAGCAGGGGCGGCAATAATGATTGAAGAATGTATTGAACTGGCGGATGAAGCATCCCGGCTT
This portion of the Akkermansia massiliensis genome encodes:
- a CDS encoding tyrosine-protein phosphatase, with product MNRNAVILAVLAAPLPLACAEILMDPPAPIKVKDARNCYRLSPELYRSGQPGGDGFKALEKLGLKSVLNLREYHSDADEAEHTGLRLYRIKLAAGKVTREELMDCLLVISRAPKPVLVHCWHGSDRTGIVCAAYRIVMQGWKPEKALEELMDERFGHHRSYYSNLAELVRDTDWKAFKEEFRRKRQAQGV
- a CDS encoding gamma carbonic anhydrase family protein, producing MAREPYANFWPKVADTAFVAESADLIGDVTIGEHASIWYHTTLRADINKIVIGDYSNIQDNSCIHLADDFGCHVGKYVTVGHGVILHACTVEDNCLIGMGSIILDGAVIGQGSVVGAGALITKGTVIPPNSLVLGSPAKVVKDLGPESADNNRKWAEKYVKVATRYTERVINPGF
- a CDS encoding nitroreductase family protein encodes the protein MNISHALSPLLAVISGGLLSGTALSDNIVLPPPDKKGGRPLMQVLNERHSTRSFADKPIPMEILSSLLWAAQGVNRDDPDYRTAPSSQNSNEIEIYAVLPQGAYLYKPETHQLERVVQGDMRAATGTQEFAATAPLNLVYVVDQSKQPGDFDAKRKLVTACTGVGFIGENVYLFCTSAGLGTVFRAMIDADYIQRRLKLPVFKKVLYAQSVGYPSDS
- the gpmA gene encoding 2,3-diphosphoglycerate-dependent phosphoglycerate mutase, yielding MKTIVLLRHGESTWNRENRFTGWTDVDLTELGIEEANHAGDLLKDKGMAFDQAYTSYLKRAVKTLNCVLDRLDQDWLPVAKSWRLNEKHYGMLQGLNKSETAQKYGDEQVLIWRRSYDVAPPPLAEDDPANPKWDPRYKGVPDNELPRTESLKEAIDRMMPYWEGTILPSLRTLDNILIVAHGNTLRGMIKYLKNIPNDQLLSLNLPTAIPYVFEFDDSLNLEKDYFLGDPEEIRKRMEAVASQGSAKKKPPTA
- a CDS encoding tyrosine-type recombinase/integrase, with the translated sequence MAGLIKRKNSWVALFSVAGKQIRKTTKIAVTPSVIPPGKSKMAVMRENEAKARLIAEELEKAANGERVDAEKVKAIAGERAGRKLLRGKQYMQGVKEYLEEWMKSRQNGTLKNDRVAVKRFLALLGDSQNMPLDMVTSEHARRFMEKELERVSSGTVKNLTDCLRAAFNRAIDGKLIGSNPFHRVTPGKLDKTDKHERRAFTMEEAKRLTEILPGEWPDMVRVCLYTGGQRLGDIAKLKWEQINLEGGLIAMTTEKTKRRMNKPIISSLKDVLKRRYEGRVSDYVFPLAAMKHAQADNTSGKLSLEFHELLKEHGFIENMNNAPRHGDRRRQADLSFHSLRATAVTALRLAGVPSDLCRVIVGHDSEEIERVYFRPDSAAIAEAMKHLSL
- a CDS encoding transglutaminase-like domain-containing protein, coding for MNPVNPLRPGSPKRKKSSSGGIVMTIILVLALAGGGVVYHRISVQREAGAAELAARREAEAKAARARKAAELEAARKAAEERARAEAAEKARLEAERLAAEEAARKRQKKEPEAVKPAPAELKEEPVVQEEDPRLEIFKKPVLLVSLKANNAANRKLFTDAFNLALETGRYDLYAGFLRSNLERDAVKVIKFGKFDVSMYDQSPYLMRANELYQLISKVGAETIQEQIQESSPRYFYPWLFSDPSDPLRLFLRTMAREQTPREEWGGILRKWAEFWMKTSAMPRSKYSSLALACAMLDPRIASSPSRLRASSSTNISTTPLTLEQVFEYFVEMDEAHELLTDITKLSPSELLFVVDVRLPRSEMDWARKKVRLTRKGWGGAYSMIRYRMDRAALGKDPYTNYTFQEILDEGGICMDQAYFAVNTAKCNGIPSAYVTGDGNRGPHAWINLLTTDETWQSYGGYGYNTGHFSHPHNRKSKHESTLLQGMDKKVNGSRLDTSLDYLSLADLFEEMQKPDCVRVMLEAATQATPGSPLGWERLIALMSRPESGTKLEEWDALVTMIKRKFRSRPDYLAMAARVEDEYIFPMRDASTNKRNVARDLKKLEKETDEGRSDLTSAAIKRQADILMENGDKAGVASLYRKSMKDYARRAEVFEALMGQYYQYVSQEPEAVLQLAKEAESSYNRYIRTKSDDYFKVKKEVAIQRKIAGYYEKGGNEKKAASLRKDAEKREKNSKKGIREEG
- a CDS encoding bifunctional nuclease family protein: MPDEKLITLEPYALLYTRAGAGVCLRDPLTGKAGVIFMELADGMALERSLNGERPVRPDTSSLLSHFLSAMECRVRLVLINGRKDEVFYARVAVEAANEVMDKLVELDARPSDALMIAAQFGTGIKIVPAVWESMENILPQLEQLDADSPDSRAPVYVGEP
- a CDS encoding beta-galactosidase, whose protein sequence is MMKQYGFSWAAALMAAGVGALAWAGPGAVRNVQKPAPSGGAPAVFKFGGEGNQEFMLNGKPFQIRGAEMHPQRIPREYWRHRIRTARAMGLNTIAFYVFWNDHEQPDGSFDFKTGNRDLGEFLKICQEEGMWVLFRPGPYVCGEWDLGGLPHYLLKDPKAKLRTTEDAKFMKAQTRYLEAVARVAEPFLVKNGGPILMTQLENEYGSYQRKDRKYMEWLKAFWTRKGFGPFYTSDGAGEHFLKGVVLPGVAVGLDPGLNDGHWEVANKCNPGVPVFSSETYPGWLRHWGEGNWAPTPGIVNHVRWFMDKGRSFSLFVFHGGTNFGFTAGANNGGPGKYQPDLTSYDYGSPVDEQGRMNEYYAQMREIILEKLPPEAAVPEPPADIPAMEIPEFTPVVHAGLWENLPKPFRSKFPQPPYFEQWNQNQGIAVYSATVPAGPSETLEFANVNDYAQVYLNGEPVGTLDRRLGQKSVELPERKKPGTLEILVEAMGHINFHISMESDRKGLHGPVKLGTRELKNWTVRALPLKADSIVQAPKGKGPSRKREGAHFRAVVNIEEPQDTFLDMSRYAKGYVWVNGVNVGRYWNVGPQLRLYVPAPFLKKGENVIDVLDLHEKEPKPIRGMKERNKEPGKIDTKNLDNQW